In a genomic window of Saccharothrix sp. HUAS TT1:
- a CDS encoding FxsA family protein, which produces MRVLLVVLVGLAVEVTVLVAAFGAWGLLPTLGLLVLGGVVGSVLMRREGARTVAAFSEAVRSRRAPHQEVADGVLIAVAGLLIVLPGFVSDVVGLSLLVPPVRRVVSRRMARRAEARERAMALNFRYGRPPMAGGVVVDGDVVDGGVVDGGVVDGGVADVRPESGRRPELP; this is translated from the coding sequence ATGCGCGTGTTGCTGGTTGTGCTGGTGGGTTTGGCCGTGGAGGTCACCGTCCTGGTGGCGGCGTTCGGGGCGTGGGGTCTGTTGCCGACCCTGGGTCTGCTGGTGCTGGGCGGGGTGGTGGGTTCGGTGTTGATGCGTCGTGAGGGTGCGCGGACGGTGGCGGCGTTCTCGGAGGCGGTGCGGTCGCGGCGGGCGCCGCACCAGGAGGTGGCGGACGGGGTGTTGATCGCGGTGGCGGGGTTGTTGATCGTGCTGCCGGGGTTCGTGAGCGATGTGGTGGGGTTGTCGTTGCTGGTCCCGCCGGTGCGGCGGGTGGTGAGCCGGCGGATGGCGCGGCGGGCGGAGGCGCGTGAGCGGGCGATGGCGTTGAACTTCCGGTACGGGCGGCCGCCGATGGCGGGTGGTGTGGTGGTGGACGGCGATGTGGTGGATGGCGGGGTGGTCGACGGCGGGGTTGTCGACGGTGGTGTGGCGGACGTGCGTCCGGAGTCGGGTCGGCGGCCCGAGTTGCCGTGA
- a CDS encoding tyrosine-type recombinase/integrase: protein MAPQDLWLKSDGERSARYGVGKRWRVNYNRPDGTPGTKAFARKTDAIVFENNIKADLSRGQFIDPAAGKMTVREFGETWARNKKAAVDPATALLIERGLRLHIYPILGGEPLFKLVNSDIQSWVTDRAQVLQPVTLRATYHLVLQPLLSAAVIDKKIGSSPCVAIKLPKRLKRPYHIPPASKVHALSKALPERYRAAPWLAAGCGLRPAEVLGLEDGAVAFLNEEVDVVQQVKYIPRRGQYLALPKTKLVRTVDLPAVVAEAVTEQLRVAPPIEYELDDETDQKAIRIDRSTGERRVPRRKTQLLFSTSTGKPLYTSDFSKMWIDAVAAAELPKGFRFHDLRHFFATSLIHNGASVETVRLTLGHATLKTTFETYVHEWPDLKEQPRSIMDRVLARAR from the coding sequence AGCGATCGGCCCGGTACGGCGTCGGCAAGCGGTGGCGGGTGAACTACAACCGCCCGGACGGCACACCCGGCACCAAGGCGTTCGCCCGCAAGACCGACGCGATCGTCTTCGAGAACAACATCAAGGCAGACCTGTCGCGCGGCCAGTTCATCGACCCGGCCGCCGGGAAGATGACCGTGCGCGAGTTCGGGGAGACGTGGGCCCGCAACAAGAAAGCCGCCGTGGACCCCGCCACCGCGCTGCTGATCGAACGCGGGCTGCGGCTGCACATCTACCCGATCCTCGGCGGCGAGCCGCTGTTCAAGCTGGTCAACTCGGACATCCAGAGCTGGGTGACCGACCGCGCCCAGGTCCTCCAGCCCGTCACGCTACGGGCGACCTACCACCTGGTGCTCCAGCCGCTGCTGTCGGCGGCCGTGATCGACAAGAAGATCGGGTCCTCGCCCTGCGTCGCCATCAAGCTGCCGAAACGGCTGAAGCGGCCCTACCACATCCCGCCCGCCAGCAAGGTGCACGCATTGTCGAAGGCGCTGCCGGAGCGCTACCGCGCGGCGCCCTGGCTCGCGGCCGGCTGTGGACTGCGCCCGGCCGAGGTGCTGGGCCTGGAGGACGGCGCCGTCGCGTTCCTCAACGAGGAGGTCGACGTCGTCCAACAGGTCAAGTACATCCCGCGTCGCGGGCAATACCTCGCGCTGCCCAAGACCAAGCTCGTGCGCACCGTGGACCTGCCCGCGGTGGTGGCCGAGGCGGTGACCGAGCAGCTACGGGTGGCGCCGCCGATCGAGTACGAGCTGGACGACGAGACCGACCAGAAGGCGATCAGGATCGACAGGTCGACCGGCGAACGACGTGTGCCTCGCCGCAAGACGCAACTGCTGTTCTCGACCTCGACCGGCAAGCCGCTGTACACCAGCGACTTCTCGAAGATGTGGATCGACGCGGTGGCGGCGGCCGAGCTGCCGAAGGGGTTCCGGTTCCACGACCTGCGCCACTTCTTCGCGACTTCGCTGATCCATAACGGTGCGAGCGTGGAGACCGTGCGACTGACCCTTGGGCACGCCACGTTGAAGACGACGTTCGAGACCTACGTCCACGAGTGGCCGGACCTGAAGGAACAGCCTCGGTCGATCATGGACCGGGTGCTGGCGCGCGCTCGGTGA
- a CDS encoding winged helix DNA-binding domain-containing protein: MRAQRLTTPARSLPELLRDVLAVQAQDLAAAGLAVRARTTGVVPADLSAALDAGDVVRTCAMRGAVHLLRREDAGWLVALLGPVNVARSRRRRLDLGLTDEVCERALAALREVLTEPLTRSQVVDRLAEVGVVLDPAAPAHLLAYAANKGVLCLGGSTYRPLPRADDEPRGVVELVRRYLRACGPATVEDFVAWSGLPGPEARAAFPFDDLVEGEHGWQLPATDAADLDGTVRLLGPFDTFLLGYADRGLLLDPLHAPLVQTGGGVPVPHVVVDGEVRGTWRRRADRVVVEQFGHIPVSELDLEVESVLAWA, from the coding sequence ATGAGGGCACAGCGCCTGACCACACCCGCCCGGTCGCTGCCCGAGCTGCTGCGCGACGTGCTGGCCGTGCAGGCGCAGGACCTCGCCGCCGCCGGGCTGGCCGTGCGCGCCCGCACCACCGGCGTCGTGCCCGCCGACCTGAGCGCGGCGCTGGACGCGGGCGACGTCGTCCGCACGTGCGCCATGCGCGGCGCGGTGCACCTGCTGCGCCGCGAGGACGCCGGCTGGCTGGTGGCGCTGCTGGGACCGGTCAACGTCGCCCGCTCCCGCCGGCGGCGGTTGGACCTCGGCCTGACCGACGAGGTGTGCGAGCGGGCGCTGGCGGCGCTGCGCGAGGTGCTGACCGAGCCGCTGACCAGGTCGCAGGTGGTCGACCGGCTCGCCGAGGTCGGCGTGGTGCTCGACCCCGCCGCGCCCGCGCACCTGCTGGCCTACGCCGCCAACAAGGGCGTGCTCTGCCTGGGCGGGTCGACCTACCGACCGCTCCCCCGCGCCGACGACGAGCCGCGCGGCGTGGTCGAGCTGGTCCGGCGCTACCTGCGCGCCTGCGGTCCGGCGACGGTCGAGGACTTCGTCGCGTGGAGCGGGCTGCCGGGGCCCGAGGCGCGGGCCGCGTTCCCGTTCGACGACCTGGTGGAGGGCGAGCACGGCTGGCAGCTGCCCGCCACCGACGCCGCCGACCTCGACGGCACGGTCCGCCTCCTCGGCCCGTTCGACACGTTCCTGCTCGGCTACGCCGACCGCGGCCTGCTCCTGGACCCGCTGCACGCGCCCCTCGTGCAGACCGGCGGCGGCGTGCCGGTGCCGCACGTCGTGGTGGACGGCGAGGTGCGCGGCACGTGGCGGCGGCGGGCCGACCGGGTCGTGGTGGAGCAGTTCGGCCACATCCCGGTGTCCGAGCTGGACCTCGAAGTGGAGTCGGTGCTGGCCTGGGCGTGA
- a CDS encoding LacI family DNA-binding transcriptional regulator, with protein sequence MEGVTARLSDIAAQAGVSEATVSRVFNGKAGVSAATRQAVVAAMDLLGYERPARLRQRSAGLIGLITPELGNPIFPALAQVVEQVLTSAGYTPLLCTQTPGGSTEDQLTEMLVDRGVAGIVFVSGLHADSTADMSRYTKLAGRGIPFVMINGYTEKVSAPFMSTDDRAAMRLAVSHLVELGHERIGLAVGPRRFVPVLRKIEGFVQHVRTALPYTAEQAEALVQHSLFTVEGGQSAAAALLDKGCTAIICGSDLMAFGAIRAARQRGLGVPQDVSVVGFDDSPLIVFADPPLTTLRQPVEAMGQAAVNALLEEIGGTPAPHAEFVFLPELVVRGSTGAGPR encoded by the coding sequence ATGGAGGGCGTGACGGCCCGGTTGAGCGACATCGCCGCGCAGGCCGGGGTCAGCGAGGCGACGGTCAGCCGCGTCTTCAACGGCAAGGCGGGCGTGTCGGCGGCCACCCGGCAGGCGGTGGTGGCCGCGATGGACCTGCTCGGCTACGAGCGACCGGCCCGGCTGCGGCAGCGCAGCGCCGGGCTCATCGGGCTGATCACCCCGGAGCTGGGCAACCCGATCTTCCCGGCGCTCGCGCAGGTCGTGGAGCAGGTGCTGACCAGCGCGGGCTACACGCCGCTGCTGTGCACCCAGACCCCGGGCGGCTCCACCGAGGACCAGCTGACGGAGATGCTGGTGGACCGGGGCGTGGCGGGCATCGTGTTCGTCTCCGGCCTGCACGCCGACTCCACCGCCGACATGAGCCGCTACACCAAGCTCGCCGGGCGCGGCATCCCGTTCGTGATGATCAACGGCTACACCGAGAAGGTCTCCGCGCCGTTCATGTCCACCGACGACCGCGCGGCCATGCGGCTCGCGGTGTCGCACCTGGTCGAGCTGGGGCACGAGCGCATCGGCCTCGCCGTCGGACCGCGCCGGTTCGTGCCGGTGCTGCGCAAGATCGAGGGTTTCGTGCAGCACGTGCGCACCGCGCTCCCCTACACCGCCGAGCAGGCCGAGGCGCTGGTGCAGCACTCGCTGTTCACCGTGGAGGGCGGGCAGTCCGCGGCGGCGGCGTTGCTGGACAAGGGGTGCACGGCGATCATCTGCGGCAGCGACCTGATGGCGTTCGGGGCGATCCGGGCGGCCCGGCAGCGCGGGCTGGGCGTGCCGCAGGACGTGTCGGTGGTCGGGTTCGACGACTCGCCGCTGATCGTGTTCGCCGACCCGCCGCTGACCACGTTGCGCCAGCCCGTCGAGGCGATGGGGCAGGCCGCGGTCAACGCGCTGCTGGAGGAGATCGGCGGCACGCCCGCACCGCACGCCGAGTTCGTCTTCCTGCCCGAGCTGGTGGTGCGCGGCTCGACGGGCGCGGGGCCGAGGTGA
- a CDS encoding carbohydrate kinase family protein: MNLASLGAEVTLRTVVGDDEAGRSVLAVLDRAGVDVVAEVVDTPTEQHLNLMDPHGGRVSIYLELPELRRAVHDERALAALAAADVAVVDLADHARPLLAAAHDARVPVWCDLHDYDGVAEFHRDFVTAADRVFLNDDAFTDEDALLAFLGSLGKPAVATLGAEGAVGVVDGVVHRVPAAPVERVVDTNGAGDAFFSGFLVAHLAGAGTAAAMAAGAAQAARCLGSAGLAPGL, translated from the coding sequence TTGAACCTCGCCTCGCTCGGCGCGGAGGTCACGCTGCGGACCGTGGTCGGCGACGACGAGGCCGGGCGGTCGGTGCTGGCCGTGCTCGACCGGGCCGGTGTCGACGTGGTCGCCGAGGTGGTCGACACCCCCACCGAGCAGCACCTCAACCTGATGGACCCGCACGGCGGCCGGGTGTCGATCTACCTCGAACTGCCCGAGCTGCGTCGGGCCGTCCACGACGAGCGCGCCCTGGCGGCGCTGGCCGCGGCCGACGTGGCGGTGGTCGACCTGGCCGACCACGCCCGTCCCCTGCTGGCCGCCGCCCACGACGCCCGGGTGCCGGTGTGGTGCGACCTGCACGACTACGACGGCGTCGCGGAGTTCCACCGCGACTTCGTGACGGCCGCCGACCGCGTGTTCCTCAACGACGACGCCTTCACCGACGAGGACGCGCTGCTGGCGTTCCTCGGGTCGCTCGGCAAGCCCGCGGTGGCGACGCTCGGGGCCGAGGGCGCGGTGGGCGTGGTCGACGGGGTCGTCCACCGCGTGCCCGCCGCGCCGGTCGAGCGGGTCGTGGACACCAACGGCGCCGGTGACGCCTTCTTCTCCGGCTTCCTGGTCGCCCACCTCGCCGGCGCGGGCACGGCCGCGGCGATGGCCGCCGGCGCCGCTCAGGCCGCCCGCTGTCTCGGTTCAGCGGGGCTCGCGCCCGGACTGTGA
- a CDS encoding cytochrome P450 translates to MTDQALALKSYDVFTPEAVADPIPLLHRIRAESPISLLPQLDAYLLTRNADIVAALKDRSLSPANMAQGLAAFSQAEQDELIPLRDSMHLWMGHTVEADHVKFQQLLKRYFTPATVNGLRPRIRQLTEELLDAVADRGRMDVVADLAYPLPANVIAEMLGMPTEDREQLQAWSRDIVAIFQLADIDRLRRSQRSVLEMQDYVRGLVRARRADPRDDLISMFVAAEREGQVTEDEIVANCVLLLFAGHETTAGLIVNGLALLFDNPDELARLRADPDLTPAAVEEMLRCDGPASVVVRESTAPIRLGDLDLPAGKRFYLAISAGNRDPEVFADPDRFDITRRPNRHTAFGLGAFYCLGAALARTEADECFRVLLARLPHLRPAYDVPDHAPVPPLGRRLQSLHVEF, encoded by the coding sequence ATGACCGACCAAGCCCTGGCCCTGAAGTCCTACGACGTGTTCACGCCCGAGGCGGTGGCCGACCCGATCCCGCTGCTGCACCGCATCCGCGCCGAGAGCCCGATCAGCCTCCTCCCCCAGCTCGACGCGTACCTGCTCACCCGCAACGCCGACATCGTCGCCGCGCTCAAGGACCGCAGCCTCTCCCCCGCCAACATGGCCCAGGGCCTCGCCGCGTTCAGCCAGGCCGAGCAGGACGAGCTGATCCCGCTGCGCGACTCCATGCACCTCTGGATGGGCCACACCGTCGAGGCCGACCACGTCAAGTTCCAGCAGCTGCTCAAGCGCTACTTCACCCCCGCCACGGTCAACGGCTTACGCCCCAGGATCAGGCAGCTCACCGAAGAACTCCTCGACGCCGTGGCCGACCGCGGCCGGATGGACGTCGTCGCCGACCTGGCCTACCCGCTGCCCGCCAACGTGATCGCCGAGATGCTCGGCATGCCCACCGAGGACCGCGAACAGCTCCAAGCCTGGTCGCGCGACATCGTCGCCATCTTCCAGCTCGCCGACATCGACCGGCTGCGGCGGTCCCAGCGCAGCGTGCTGGAGATGCAGGACTACGTGCGCGGCCTGGTCCGGGCCCGCCGCGCCGACCCGCGCGACGACCTGATCAGCATGTTCGTCGCCGCCGAGCGCGAAGGCCAGGTCACCGAGGACGAGATCGTGGCCAACTGCGTGCTGCTGCTGTTCGCGGGCCACGAGACCACCGCCGGGCTCATCGTCAACGGCCTCGCGCTGCTGTTCGACAACCCCGACGAGCTGGCCCGGCTCCGGGCCGACCCCGACCTCACGCCCGCCGCCGTCGAGGAGATGCTGCGCTGCGACGGACCGGCGAGCGTGGTCGTCCGCGAGAGCACCGCCCCGATCCGGCTCGGCGACCTCGACCTGCCCGCCGGCAAGCGGTTCTACCTGGCCATCTCGGCCGGCAACCGCGACCCCGAGGTGTTCGCCGACCCCGACCGGTTCGACATCACCCGCCGACCCAACCGGCACACCGCGTTCGGGCTCGGCGCGTTCTACTGCCTCGGCGCCGCCCTGGCCCGGACCGAGGCCGACGAGTGCTTCCGCGTCCTGCTCGCCCGGCTCCCCCACCTCCGGCCCGCCTACGACGTGCCCGACCACGCCCCCGTGCCGCCGCTCGGCCGCCGGTTGCAGTCGCTGCACGTCGAGTTCTGA
- a CDS encoding KamA family radical SAM protein — translation MTALHEATTTHRADLQPYTYVRRELVEPDWRRLPGWHHVTDAQWRDAQWQRANCVKNTKQLRTLMGDLLTDRFYHQLEADQQHSATMSMLIPPQMINTMAPDAPLDPDTFTEAFFADPIRRYMLPVHSDRDPDWPSHPHSTRDSLHEAEMWVVEGLTHRYPTKVLAELVSTCPQYCGHCTRMDLVGNSTPQVQKHKLALKPVDRQDRMIDYLKRTPGVRDVVVSGGDVANVPWPQLESFLMRLLDIDTVRDVRLATKALAGLPQHWLQPKVVEGLERVARTAGRRGVNLAIHTHVNHVQSVTPLVAEAARTALEIGVRDVRNQGVLMKGVNATPDDLLDLCFALQGEANILPYYFYMCDMIPNAEHWRVAVWEAQELQHAIMGYLPGYATPRIVCDVPYVGKRWVHQLHEYDRELGISYWTKNYRTGIELDDAEALDRRHPYYDPISTLGDAGRRWWSEQG, via the coding sequence ATGACCGCGCTACACGAGGCCACCACCACCCACCGGGCTGACCTCCAGCCCTACACCTACGTGCGCCGCGAACTCGTCGAACCCGACTGGCGCCGCCTCCCCGGCTGGCACCACGTCACCGACGCCCAATGGCGCGACGCCCAGTGGCAACGCGCCAACTGCGTCAAGAACACCAAGCAGCTCCGCACCCTCATGGGCGACCTGCTCACCGACCGCTTCTACCACCAACTCGAAGCCGACCAGCAGCACTCGGCCACCATGTCCATGCTCATCCCACCCCAGATGATCAACACCATGGCGCCCGACGCCCCCCTCGACCCCGACACCTTCACCGAAGCCTTCTTCGCCGACCCCATCCGCCGCTACATGCTCCCCGTCCACTCCGACCGCGACCCCGACTGGCCCAGCCACCCCCACTCCACCCGCGACTCCCTCCACGAAGCCGAGATGTGGGTCGTCGAAGGACTCACCCACCGCTACCCCACCAAAGTCCTCGCCGAACTCGTCTCCACCTGCCCCCAGTACTGCGGCCACTGCACCCGCATGGACCTCGTCGGCAACTCCACCCCCCAGGTCCAGAAGCACAAGCTCGCCCTCAAACCCGTCGACCGCCAAGACCGGATGATCGACTACCTCAAGCGCACACCCGGCGTCCGCGACGTCGTCGTCTCCGGCGGCGACGTCGCCAACGTCCCCTGGCCCCAACTCGAGTCGTTCCTCATGCGACTGCTCGACATCGACACCGTCCGCGACGTCCGCCTCGCCACCAAGGCCCTCGCCGGACTACCCCAGCACTGGCTCCAGCCCAAGGTCGTCGAAGGACTCGAACGCGTCGCCCGCACCGCCGGCCGCCGCGGCGTCAACCTCGCCATCCACACCCACGTCAACCACGTGCAATCCGTGACGCCGCTCGTCGCCGAAGCCGCCCGCACCGCCCTGGAGATCGGCGTCCGCGACGTCCGCAACCAGGGCGTGCTCATGAAGGGCGTCAACGCCACCCCAGACGACCTGCTCGACCTCTGCTTCGCCCTCCAGGGCGAGGCGAACATCCTGCCCTACTACTTCTACATGTGCGACATGATCCCCAACGCCGAGCACTGGCGCGTCGCCGTCTGGGAAGCGCAGGAACTCCAGCACGCGATCATGGGCTACCTGCCCGGCTACGCCACCCCCCGCATCGTCTGCGACGTCCCCTACGTCGGCAAGCGCTGGGTCCACCAGCTCCACGAGTACGACCGCGAGCTGGGCATCTCCTACTGGACCAAGAACTACCGCACCGGCATCGAGCTGGACGACGCCGAAGCGCTCGACCGCCGCCACCCGTACTACGACCCGATCTCCACCCTCGGCGACGCGGGCCGCCGCTGGTGGTCCGAGCAGGGCTGA